The bacterium nucleotide sequence GCTTTATTGTTGACCCCAGTGTGCAAGGTGGAAAATCTTTGCCCAAAACACAAATTCCAAAAGTTAAAGGTGAATACCAATACGAAGCCCTTAAAAAAAGAGGTTCATCCATTAAAACTCTTTTTCCAAAAGAAGAAAAAGTTTTAATTCTGGCCCATGAATCCGTCAAATATGATGACATCATCAAGACCATGGATGCCTTGCGCGACAAGGAAGAAGACGGTGATGAAGGCCTATTTCCCAGTGTAACGTTAAGTGTTTTATAGGCAGGCGTAAAAAATCTAAGGAACAGTTATGGCAGCAGATACAGAACAACATGCAAGTCTTCACCTCTGGCGCGCACGGATGCGTAAGCGCAGAGGAAGAGGGCTAGACAGCGGTCATTCAAAAGAGCTCAACTTGGTGGCCATGATGGACATGATGACTATTATTTTGGTGTTCCTCTTAAAAAGTTATTCAGGCTCTACATTAACTGTAAACTCTAGTCAAAACTTTCAGTTTCCTAAGTCTACACATCAAATTACTCCTGTAGACGCAACCAAGCTCACCGTAAGCAACTATGACAGTGGCGAAGGACAAATCATTGTCAACTCTGATATTGTGGCCACCCTCGATTCAAAAGCTGTATTAAGCATGAAACGCAAAGCTCGCAATAGAGATTACATGATTCCAGAGTTGTTCAAAGCCTTAAAAAAAGAAGCTGCCATGGTCAAGGCGGAAACCAAAATTCGTAATGAAGACGCCACCACCTATGAAGGTAATATTTTGATTATTGCGGATAAAGAGTTGCCCTATTGGCTACTGACAGCTGTTCTCTTTACTTCTGCTGAAGCCGGCTTTGACAAATACAACCTTGTGGCTGTTAAAAAGCACCAATAAAACTTAATTTACTGATCTTATCGATACTGTGTCGATAGCAATTACGTTTTAGACTCAAACTGCACTAAAAACCCACAGATTAAGCATATTGTTGTTCTTTTTAGGGTAGCTTTCAATCAAGCCATGCGGACTATTCCTCTGCTGCGCTCTAACGCCACGCCCCTTGCTTTTTTGTATGCTTTTTGTTAAACCGCATGCATTAAAAATTAATCTAGGGGAACACATGAAAAAGCTTTTTTTATTAACGGTTTTATTTTTTGGAGCAGCTCATGCCGGAATATATCCGGTTAAAAGTTTAAAACAATTGGTTAGCAAAAACGGTGTTTTTAAAGCGTCGCTTGACTTCAAAGCAGATATCGGCTTGACAAACCGTGCCTCTTTAGACGGTTTTGTAAAAATTTACAGTGCAAATGCATCGTATCACGGTTCTTCTTTATTATATCAATTTGATCTCAAAAGTGCCCCACTTGACTTTAATGACGGTTCAGCAACTTTTTCAACACAAAGCAACAATCTTTCAACTCAAGAAGAAGAAACTGCTGAACTTAAAATTACCTACATCTATGTGGCTCTCAATAACTATGTTGTAAAAGTGGAAATAAAAACTTTCTGCAATCATGAAGACATTCTTTATGCACAA carries:
- a CDS encoding biopolymer transporter ExbD, whose product is MSRGQRESGLEVEVGELNLVPYLDIMVNLVLFMLMSITSFLSFTILNASIPQLSPNAATAQAQLKKKELLLMVRVTKTGFIVDPSVQGGKSLPKTQIPKVKGEYQYEALKKRGSSIKTLFPKEEKVLILAHESVKYDDIIKTMDALRDKEEDGDEGLFPSVTLSVL
- a CDS encoding biopolymer transporter ExbD → MAADTEQHASLHLWRARMRKRRGRGLDSGHSKELNLVAMMDMMTIILVFLLKSYSGSTLTVNSSQNFQFPKSTHQITPVDATKLTVSNYDSGEGQIIVNSDIVATLDSKAVLSMKRKARNRDYMIPELFKALKKEAAMVKAETKIRNEDATTYEGNILIIADKELPYWLLTAVLFTSAEAGFDKYNLVAVKKHQ